Proteins from a single region of Thiomicrorhabdus sp. Kp2:
- a CDS encoding chorismate lyase, with the protein MPLDRLSKIKALMQEKQKSSHSVLPQFWKPTTLIRRITSSRPLQAWLTLPTSLTAKLKTICPDLQVVILSEKLEIPLLNESQKLGMQRDEQAWVRCVLLKCANKNWVYARTIIPNLSEDNPWYDLQNLGSKPLGEVLFELPSIKRSDFEFSTNKLNHWPYLMENFADKSQANRPGFARRSIFKQQNSPLLLTEVFLPGLVEIDNEK; encoded by the coding sequence ATGCCTTTAGATAGACTCTCTAAAATTAAAGCCTTAATGCAAGAGAAGCAAAAATCCTCTCACTCTGTATTGCCACAGTTTTGGAAACCAACCACTTTAATACGCCGCATTACTAGCTCTAGACCTCTGCAAGCGTGGCTAACCCTACCCACATCCCTAACGGCTAAACTGAAAACAATCTGTCCCGACTTACAGGTGGTAATACTTTCTGAAAAATTAGAAATACCACTCTTAAATGAAAGTCAAAAGCTAGGTATGCAAAGAGATGAACAGGCCTGGGTAAGGTGTGTGTTATTAAAATGTGCTAATAAAAATTGGGTATATGCACGAACGATAATTCCAAACCTAAGCGAGGATAATCCTTGGTATGATTTGCAAAACTTAGGTAGTAAACCGTTAGGTGAAGTACTGTTTGAATTACCGAGCATCAAACGCTCAGATTTTGAGTTTTCGACGAATAAACTGAATCATTGGCCGTACTTAATGGAAAACTTTGCAGATAAAAGTCAAGCGAATAGGCCTGGTTTTGCAAGGCGGTCGATATTTAAGCAACAAAATAGCCCCTTATTATTAACAGAGGTATTCTTACCAGGCCTGGTAGAAATAGACAATGAGAAATAG